A window of the Deltaproteobacteria bacterium genome harbors these coding sequences:
- a CDS encoding ABC transporter substrate-binding protein encodes MKRKIKRIGSTVFIGFLFLAWSSMGLATDKVTLNLNWFYVGDHSPYFVATEKGWYKEEGLEVNIIPGKGSADVAKKIDVGSAEFGIVDTGVGIVARAQGAKIKNVSMLFDKSPYCMWMWKDSGINSPKDLVGKKIGAPPGDAQRTIFPALAIANGFDPGKVTFVNIAPEAKLSALVSKQVDVVFDFYSGAPFYYKAFGPDKVKFMMFADWGVDVYSNAIVVTDKYAKENPGIIKRFVKASLRG; translated from the coding sequence ATGAAAAGAAAAATTAAAAGGATTGGAAGTACGGTTTTTATCGGCTTTTTGTTCCTTGCCTGGAGCAGCATGGGCCTGGCAACAGATAAGGTAACCCTCAACCTGAATTGGTTTTACGTGGGGGACCATTCGCCTTATTTCGTGGCCACGGAAAAGGGCTGGTACAAAGAAGAAGGGCTGGAGGTCAATATCATCCCCGGGAAAGGATCGGCTGATGTGGCCAAGAAGATCGACGTTGGATCAGCAGAGTTCGGGATCGTGGACACCGGCGTGGGGATTGTAGCGAGGGCCCAAGGAGCGAAGATCAAGAATGTGTCCATGCTTTTTGATAAGAGCCCGTACTGCATGTGGATGTGGAAGGATTCCGGGATTAACAGCCCCAAAGATCTGGTTGGTAAGAAAATCGGGGCCCCTCCTGGAGATGCCCAGCGGACGATCTTTCCTGCCCTGGCGATTGCCAACGGGTTTGATCCAGGTAAGGTAACTTTCGTGAACATCGCCCCGGAAGCGAAGCTGAGTGCCCTGGTCTCCAAGCAGGTGGATGTGGTCTTCGACTTTTACTCCGGAGCCCCCTTCTATTACAAGGCTTTCGGGCCAGACAAGGTGAAGTTTATGATGTTTGCCGACTGGGGGGTGGATGTTTATTCCAATGCCATTGTTGTTACGGACAAATATGCAAAAGAAAACCCCGGTATCATCAAGAGATTTGTCAAGGCCTCGCTGCGTGGATGA
- a CDS encoding glucosamine-6-phosphate deaminase, protein MNIFPTREEMGKAAAWDVSQAMKRFVQAKGKVTIVFAAAPSQNEFLAHLSKTKGAVWPQATCFHLDEYVDLPRNHPNTFEVYLREHLFDHVHPKEVYFMKALQGGADQVARQYARLIQKSAGLDIACIGIGENGHIAFNEPGSDLEDPLMVRRITLDSRSVRQQYRDYKDHPNPQARYSSLKAVPRRALTLTIPAILSAKEIYTIVPGPPKAAAVKKMWEGPVSSACPSSALRLHRQVKVYLDQDSAGELR, encoded by the coding sequence ATGAATATCTTCCCCACGCGCGAGGAGATGGGCAAGGCTGCCGCCTGGGATGTATCCCAGGCTATGAAGCGGTTCGTGCAAGCAAAGGGCAAAGTCACCATTGTTTTTGCCGCGGCCCCCTCGCAGAATGAATTTTTGGCCCACCTGTCGAAAACGAAGGGTGCTGTATGGCCCCAGGCCACCTGTTTTCACCTGGATGAGTATGTAGATCTTCCCCGGAATCATCCGAACACTTTCGAGGTTTATTTGCGAGAGCACCTTTTCGACCACGTTCACCCGAAAGAGGTCTATTTCATGAAAGCCCTGCAAGGCGGAGCAGACCAGGTGGCACGGCAATACGCCAGGCTCATCCAGAAAAGTGCAGGGTTGGATATCGCCTGTATCGGCATCGGCGAGAACGGCCACATCGCTTTCAACGAACCCGGTTCGGATTTAGAGGATCCGCTGATGGTAAGACGGATCACCCTCGATTCCCGCTCCGTCAGACAGCAGTACCGGGATTATAAAGACCACCCCAACCCGCAGGCGAGGTATTCCTCCCTGAAAGCAGTTCCGCGAAGGGCGCTCACCCTGACGATTCCGGCGATCCTCTCGGCCAAAGAAATATATACCATCGTTCCCGGACCCCCAAAAGCGGCGGCGGTGAAAAAAATGTGGGAGGGGCCCGTTTCTTCCGCCTGTCCCTCATCCGCCCTGAGGCTGCACCGGCAGGTTAAAGTTTACCTGGATCAGGATTCAGCCGGAGAGTTAAGGTAG
- a CDS encoding pyruvate carboxyltransferase — protein MKQPWKTEKWFVSPWNYEPEVTSKFQFPPAKEIKIHDITLRDGEQQAGIAYTLEDKMKIAKALAEAGVHRIETGMPAVSKEDERAIKEIVQANFGPEIFAFSRCMVSDVKLAKECGVKGVVVEIPSSEHIIKHAYGWELQKAIDLSIEATLLAKELGLYTVWFPIDASRADMNWFLDLIEKISTEGHMDALAVVDTFGGISPHAIPHLIKRIQERVKKPLEPHFHDDFGMGVANTLMALACGCTVAHTTVTGIGERAGNAAMEELVLALLTMYGIDIGIKTEKFYSLSKLVRELSNTQIPSNRPIVGETLMDVESGIVTSWVRRCRDENPLELGPFVPSLVGQRPIEIVMGKSSGIDSVAEWLEKIGGDASQEQREAIVLKVKEASIKKKGLLTEQEFKKIFDQVVHG, from the coding sequence ATGAAACAGCCTTGGAAAACAGAGAAGTGGTTTGTCAGCCCTTGGAATTACGAACCGGAGGTTACCTCGAAATTTCAGTTTCCACCGGCCAAGGAGATCAAGATCCATGATATTACCCTGCGGGACGGGGAGCAGCAGGCAGGAATCGCCTACACTTTAGAAGATAAAATGAAAATCGCCAAGGCATTGGCAGAAGCAGGAGTGCATCGCATCGAAACAGGAATGCCGGCGGTCTCTAAGGAGGATGAACGGGCTATCAAGGAGATCGTTCAGGCGAATTTTGGGCCGGAAATTTTCGCTTTTTCCCGTTGCATGGTTTCGGATGTGAAGCTGGCCAAAGAGTGCGGGGTGAAGGGAGTGGTGGTGGAGATTCCATCGAGCGAGCATATCATCAAGCATGCTTACGGGTGGGAGTTGCAGAAAGCCATCGATCTTTCCATCGAAGCCACTTTGCTGGCCAAGGAATTAGGCTTATACACGGTCTGGTTCCCGATCGATGCTTCGCGGGCGGATATGAATTGGTTTTTAGATTTGATCGAGAAGATTTCCACCGAGGGGCATATGGATGCCTTGGCCGTGGTGGATACCTTCGGGGGTATTTCACCCCATGCCATCCCGCACCTGATCAAGAGGATTCAGGAACGCGTTAAGAAACCCTTGGAGCCACATTTCCACGATGATTTTGGTATGGGAGTGGCCAACACGCTCATGGCCCTGGCTTGCGGGTGTACGGTGGCCCACACCACAGTTACAGGAATCGGCGAGCGAGCGGGTAATGCCGCCATGGAGGAGTTAGTCCTGGCCCTTTTAACTATGTACGGGATTGACATAGGGATCAAGACGGAGAAATTTTACAGCCTTTCCAAGCTGGTGCGGGAGCTGTCGAACACGCAGATTCCTTCCAACCGCCCCATCGTGGGGGAGACGCTCATGGACGTGGAGTCCGGCATTGTGACTAGCTGGGTGAGGCGCTGCCGGGATGAAAATCCCCTGGAGCTTGGCCCTTTCGTTCCTTCCCTGGTGGGGCAACGCCCCATCGAGATCGTCATGGGTAAGAGCAGCGGGATCGATTCAGTGGCCGAATGGCTGGAAAAGATCGGCGGCGATGCCTCCCAGGAACAGCGCGAGGCCATCGTTTTGAAAGTGAAGGAAGCTTCGATTAAGAAAAAAGGGTTGCTGACGGAGCAAGAGTTTAAAAAGATCTTCGATCAAGTGGTTCACGGATAA
- a CDS encoding ABC transporter permease: protein MKLSEWVKKNTQTISVFVIVLVVWHFGVVLLGIKEYILPTPLAAIKTLFEAKYRWSFNFMATFYEVVGGFILSALVGVFLGIAIIWSDWLKRAILPFLVFVNTLPKIAIAPLFMIWFGYGILPNILIVVLISFFPMVINTATGLVAVEEDLLDLVNYLHATKWQKLKMIQLPNSLPYIFSGLKITSTTAVVGAIVGEFIASDKGLGSVIISSQTTLSTPAIFGSLILISAIGMGLFWAVEVMERVLMPWEKQK, encoded by the coding sequence TTGAAGTTGTCGGAGTGGGTGAAGAAGAATACTCAGACCATTTCGGTGTTTGTGATTGTTTTAGTGGTCTGGCACTTTGGGGTGGTCCTTTTGGGCATCAAGGAATATATTCTACCTACCCCCCTGGCGGCCATTAAAACCCTTTTTGAAGCCAAATACCGGTGGTCGTTTAACTTTATGGCCACTTTTTACGAGGTGGTTGGAGGTTTTATCCTCTCGGCATTGGTGGGGGTGTTTCTGGGTATTGCCATTATCTGGTCAGATTGGCTGAAACGGGCCATCCTCCCCTTCCTGGTGTTCGTGAATACGTTGCCCAAGATCGCCATAGCCCCTCTTTTTATGATCTGGTTTGGGTATGGCATCCTGCCCAACATTCTCATCGTGGTTTTGATTTCTTTCTTTCCCATGGTGATTAATACGGCCACGGGGTTGGTAGCAGTGGAAGAAGACCTGTTGGACCTGGTGAATTATCTTCACGCCACAAAATGGCAGAAGTTGAAAATGATCCAGTTACCCAATTCCTTACCTTATATATTTTCCGGTTTGAAAATTACCTCTACAACAGCCGTCGTAGGGGCAATCGTCGGAGAATTTATCGCATCCGATAAGGGCCTGGGGTCAGTGATTATCTCCTCGCAGACCACTCTTTCTACTCCGGCGATATTCGGCTCGTTGATTCTGATTTCAGCGATCGGTATGGGCCTTTTTTGGGCAGTGGAGGTCATGGAAAGAGTTTTAATGCCCTGGGAGAAGCAGAAATAG
- a CDS encoding M20/M25/M40 family metallo-hydrolase, with translation MQEHLAKLLQELSLLDGLPGHEQVVVRYLKKQWTPYADEVQVGVNGNVYARKTGRTSGLTVMVAAHTDEIGLVVRDVDPRGMIRFDKLGWFSDSWLPGMRVRIGRIPGMVGIKSGHLMTEEEKRTVLPHRSLYIDVGAKSAEEVERMGISIGDQISFDVPFGRWNNPDYCCGKAMDNRAACAILVALMERLADGNFPGTVWAIGTVQEERGLGGARTAAHFTRPDWFMAVDVALAGDTPESPVSSKPVRLGSGVVINLGDFLESPKRGYFINPGLKEMALQVSKEKGTPIQLQALYGNSYTDAAAVSQEFTGIPCISLGIPTRYSHAPSSVCHLGDMESCLELAEGMLRRGLAKKDLDFLRED, from the coding sequence GTGCAGGAGCACCTGGCTAAACTTTTACAGGAACTTTCTCTCCTTGACGGGCTTCCGGGCCACGAGCAAGTAGTAGTTCGCTACCTGAAAAAACAGTGGACCCCGTATGCGGATGAAGTCCAGGTGGGCGTGAACGGGAACGTCTATGCGCGAAAAACGGGCCGGACATCCGGCTTGACTGTGATGGTCGCCGCCCATACCGATGAAATCGGCCTGGTGGTGAGGGACGTTGATCCACGGGGAATGATCCGCTTCGACAAACTGGGCTGGTTCAGCGATTCCTGGCTTCCGGGTATGCGGGTGCGGATTGGCCGAATCCCGGGAATGGTGGGTATCAAGTCAGGTCATTTGATGACCGAGGAAGAAAAACGCACCGTTCTTCCCCACCGCAGTCTGTACATCGACGTGGGGGCAAAAAGTGCGGAAGAGGTCGAACGGATGGGCATTTCCATTGGCGACCAGATTTCCTTCGATGTGCCTTTTGGCCGGTGGAACAATCCTGATTACTGCTGCGGCAAAGCCATGGACAACCGGGCGGCTTGCGCGATCCTGGTGGCGCTCATGGAAAGGCTGGCGGACGGTAATTTCCCCGGAACGGTCTGGGCGATTGGTACTGTCCAGGAAGAGAGAGGTTTGGGAGGGGCACGCACGGCCGCGCACTTCACCCGCCCGGATTGGTTCATGGCTGTGGATGTGGCCCTTGCCGGCGACACTCCAGAGAGCCCGGTGAGCAGCAAGCCGGTGCGGCTGGGTTCCGGGGTAGTTATTAACCTAGGGGATTTTTTGGAATCACCCAAAAGAGGATATTTTATCAACCCAGGGCTGAAGGAGATGGCCCTGCAGGTAAGTAAAGAAAAGGGTACCCCCATCCAACTCCAGGCCCTCTACGGTAATTCTTACACGGATGCGGCTGCCGTATCTCAGGAATTTACAGGCATCCCCTGCATCTCCTTAGGAATTCCCACCCGGTATTCTCATGCCCCTTCCTCAGTCTGCCATCTTGGAGACATGGAATCCTGTCTGGAATTGGCCGAGGGGATGCTCCGCCGCGGGCTCGCAAAGAAGGACCTGGATTTTCTCAGAGAAGATTAA
- a CDS encoding ABC transporter ATP-binding protein, producing MNNHSPFINIRNLRKIYLTKAGEVCALQDVTFDVFRGEFITLVGPSGCGKTTLLKIISGLLTKTDGELLFSAGGYFDPTRDVGMVFQRPVLLKWRSIVENVLLPVEILRLDRKRYYSKAMELLQLVGLEGFEKSYPNELSGGMQQRASISRALIHNPQLLLMDEPFGALDALTREKMNLEILRIWQETGKTVLFVTHGIQEAVFLADRVIVLSARPARMVAAIDINLPRPRTMEMKAEKEFGRLCLDIYKLLEEK from the coding sequence ATGAACAACCACAGCCCATTTATCAACATCCGCAACCTGAGAAAAATCTATCTTACCAAAGCGGGAGAGGTTTGCGCCCTGCAGGATGTGACCTTCGATGTCTTCCGTGGGGAGTTCATCACCCTGGTTGGCCCCTCGGGTTGCGGTAAAACCACCCTATTAAAAATCATCTCCGGCCTTCTGACCAAAACGGACGGGGAACTGCTATTTTCTGCCGGGGGATATTTTGACCCCACGCGGGATGTAGGCATGGTCTTCCAGCGGCCCGTACTTCTAAAGTGGCGTTCGATAGTGGAAAATGTCCTTCTCCCGGTGGAAATCCTGAGGCTGGACCGCAAGCGTTATTATTCTAAGGCCATGGAGCTTTTGCAGCTGGTCGGTCTGGAAGGGTTTGAGAAGAGCTATCCGAACGAACTCTCCGGGGGAATGCAGCAGCGGGCTTCGATCAGCCGGGCCTTGATCCACAATCCTCAGCTCCTTTTAATGGATGAACCTTTCGGTGCCCTGGATGCCTTGACGCGGGAGAAGATGAACCTGGAAATCCTGCGCATCTGGCAGGAGACAGGTAAGACCGTCCTCTTCGTTACTCATGGGATTCAGGAGGCCGTCTTTCTGGCGGACCGGGTGATTGTTCTCAGCGCCAGGCCGGCCCGCATGGTTGCTGCCATTGACATCAATCTTCCTCGCCCCCGCACCATGGAGATGAAGGCGGAAAAAGAATTCGGCCGGCTCTGCCTAGACATCTACAAGCTTTTGGAGGAGAAATGA
- a CDS encoding Gfo/Idh/MocA family oxidoreductase, with the protein MTTTVKVGIVGAGFAAAFHLRSYRQVQGVPVEIVAIADVNQARAEDLAKRFGIPKCYDDFRHILDDRSIQVVDLVVPNALHLPMVLQAAQADKHIICEKPLTGYFGQGEPDDKVGSTPKREMLRKVREDLKKVAEVMAAHPVKFCYAENWVHAPAFKKALELMEKCFVSGAILEMRGEESHSGSHAEYAKWWRHAGGGAMARLGAHPIASGLFLKQFEGGKKFGHPILAREVWADGTDLTKTSAFAGTKGSPLVTGWGDVETWSQLTITFTDGTKGTFFAADDLLGGMESNMDIRLSHARIKFDLCPVRVCQFYTIDPTPVKDVYFNEKQETKAGLSFPNPHEEWLLGYPHEIQDFMEAIAFDRQPLTGLDLAMQVVEVLYAGYVSVEEGRKVSLS; encoded by the coding sequence ATGACTACGACCGTGAAAGTCGGTATCGTGGGAGCAGGATTCGCTGCCGCTTTCCATCTGCGCTCCTACCGGCAGGTGCAGGGGGTTCCCGTTGAAATCGTTGCCATTGCGGATGTCAACCAAGCCAGGGCTGAAGACTTGGCCAAGCGTTTTGGCATCCCCAAGTGTTACGATGACTTTCGGCATATTTTGGACGACAGGTCGATTCAGGTAGTGGACCTTGTTGTCCCCAACGCTCTGCACCTGCCCATGGTTCTGCAGGCCGCCCAGGCCGATAAACATATCATCTGCGAAAAGCCGCTCACTGGTTATTTCGGCCAGGGGGAACCGGACGATAAAGTCGGCTCCACCCCAAAGAGGGAAATGCTGCGGAAAGTTCGGGAAGACTTGAAAAAAGTCGCCGAAGTAATGGCCGCCCATCCGGTGAAATTTTGCTATGCTGAAAACTGGGTACACGCCCCTGCTTTCAAAAAAGCCTTGGAGCTAATGGAGAAATGTTTCGTTTCCGGAGCCATTTTGGAGATGCGCGGGGAAGAATCGCACAGTGGTTCCCATGCCGAGTATGCTAAGTGGTGGCGGCATGCGGGGGGCGGAGCCATGGCCCGCCTGGGTGCTCACCCCATTGCTTCCGGCCTTTTTTTGAAGCAATTCGAGGGAGGAAAAAAATTCGGCCACCCCATCCTTGCTCGAGAGGTTTGGGCGGACGGAACTGACCTCACCAAAACCTCTGCTTTTGCCGGCACAAAGGGAAGCCCCTTGGTGACAGGTTGGGGAGATGTAGAGACCTGGTCGCAACTCACGATCACCTTTACCGATGGTACCAAAGGGACCTTCTTCGCCGCCGATGACCTTCTGGGCGGGATGGAATCCAACATGGACATCCGTCTTTCCCATGCCCGGATAAAATTTGACCTCTGCCCGGTTCGGGTCTGCCAGTTTTATACCATTGACCCCACCCCGGTTAAAGACGTCTATTTTAACGAAAAGCAGGAAACCAAAGCCGGGCTTTCGTTCCCCAATCCGCACGAAGAGTGGCTCTTGGGGTACCCCCATGAAATTCAGGATTTCATGGAAGCCATCGCTTTCGACCGTCAACCCCTCACAGGTTTAGACCTGGCCATGCAGGTGGTTGAGGTATTATATGCAGGATATGTTTCTGTGGAAGAAGGACGAAAAGTCTCCCTGTCTTAA
- a CDS encoding 4Fe-4S binding protein, whose product MNDDLYYLPVKIGNVELKNPFMVASGPTAKRIEQLELAEKCGWGAAAIKQTFNPVPYINYQPRYRWLKKEKLHTFTAEYRLDMESGLRLVEQARKKCQEMVIIANYSYVQADLDGWQDAARRFEAAGAQILELNFCCPNMSFNVDVSAKATKENRPSSGASMGQDETSVRLVLEKTREVTQLPLIAKITPEGGRIADVSKVALGAGAAAVCSVANRLGIPPIDIWNYKKPIYNLQGENTMGCLSGPWIKPLALRDVFEIRKMVGPTPHIIGTGGIASMEDAVEMIMCGADSIGVCTETMIHGFGFLEKWMKSLKNYMQKMGFQTVRDIRDLLIQEIKSAAELTVWAGVAQVDPEKCSSCGLCVEIGHCNAIVLTDASAEINPQLCQGCSTCIDICPKKAIQMVDEKI is encoded by the coding sequence ATGAACGATGATCTTTATTACCTGCCGGTCAAAATCGGCAATGTGGAATTGAAAAATCCCTTCATGGTCGCTTCCGGGCCGACGGCCAAACGCATCGAGCAACTGGAACTCGCCGAGAAATGCGGCTGGGGAGCAGCGGCCATCAAACAGACTTTCAACCCAGTCCCTTACATTAACTATCAACCTCGCTACCGCTGGCTGAAAAAAGAAAAACTCCACACTTTCACAGCCGAATACCGTCTGGATATGGAGAGCGGCCTTCGGCTCGTGGAACAGGCCCGGAAAAAATGCCAAGAAATGGTCATTATTGCCAACTACTCCTATGTCCAGGCGGACCTGGATGGGTGGCAGGATGCGGCCCGGCGTTTTGAAGCTGCCGGAGCGCAAATCCTCGAATTGAACTTCTGCTGCCCGAATATGTCCTTTAATGTGGACGTATCTGCGAAGGCCACTAAGGAGAACCGTCCTTCCTCTGGAGCAAGCATGGGCCAGGATGAAACCTCGGTGCGGCTGGTGCTTGAAAAAACCCGAGAAGTCACCCAACTTCCCCTTATCGCCAAGATTACACCTGAAGGAGGCCGGATCGCTGATGTTTCTAAGGTGGCCTTGGGGGCCGGGGCGGCAGCGGTTTGCAGCGTAGCCAATCGCCTGGGCATTCCTCCCATTGACATCTGGAACTATAAAAAGCCCATTTATAACCTTCAAGGGGAAAACACCATGGGTTGCCTTTCTGGACCTTGGATCAAACCTCTGGCCCTGCGGGATGTTTTTGAGATCCGGAAAATGGTCGGACCCACCCCCCACATCATCGGTACCGGCGGGATTGCTTCCATGGAAGACGCCGTAGAAATGATCATGTGCGGTGCCGACTCCATCGGAGTTTGCACCGAGACCATGATCCACGGGTTCGGCTTTCTGGAAAAATGGATGAAGTCCTTGAAAAATTACATGCAGAAGATGGGCTTTCAGACAGTAAGAGATATTCGGGACCTGCTTATCCAGGAAATTAAATCAGCAGCGGAGCTGACGGTCTGGGCCGGAGTTGCTCAGGTAGACCCAGAAAAATGCTCTTCTTGTGGTCTATGTGTAGAGATCGGACATTGTAATGCCATCGTCCTGACCGATGCCTCAGCGGAGATCAACCCGCAACTCTGCCAGGGTTGCTCAACCTGCATCGACATCTGCCCGAAAAAAGCCATCCAGATGGTGGATGAAAAGATATGA
- a CDS encoding dihydrodipicolinate reductase C-terminal domain-containing protein produces the protein VGVYERKGIIGERKQAEIGMQTIRAGDIVGEHTVIFGGLGERLEVTHRAHSRDNFARGAVRAACWVVKQKPGLYDMQDVLGLK, from the coding sequence GGTGGGGGTCTATGAGCGCAAGGGAATCATCGGGGAAAGAAAACAGGCGGAAATTGGGATGCAGACGATCCGTGCCGGGGACATCGTCGGTGAACATACCGTAATCTTCGGAGGCCTGGGTGAAAGGTTAGAGGTTACCCACCGCGCCCACAGCCGGGACAACTTTGCCCGGGGAGCGGTACGGGCCGCTTGCTGGGTGGTCAAACAGAAACCCGGACTTTATGATATGCAAGATGTGCTGGGACTCAAATAA